The Deinococcus malanensis DNA window GTGTAACTGCCGGAAGCACGCCGGGCCGTGAGGTTGGCACGTTCAAGGGCCGCCGCTTCCGGATGCGGCTCATCGAGGTCTGAATCGTCAATACTCGGTACTCGCGGTAAGGTCATATGCTGAGGGCACCGTTTCGCCTGCTGCATGCTCGGGATTTCGAACCGCAGACTCTGCGGTCTGTGCCCAGAGGCTGTCCACCACCTTGCATGAAGCCGTCACTGAACCATGGATTTCTCAGCCTTCACGATCTCGTGAAGAGCAGTCAACGCGAGGGTTGAACAGGGCATGGTGGTCAACCTTGGCCCTGCGCACGATGGCGTGTGCGGCGTCCCCCGCCCCCATCAGCAGTCAGGGCCTGGCTCCTTGTGACAAAATCGTCAAATTTATCCTGAACCGTAAGGGTCTTGTTGTACCGGTCCTGTTGTACTGCATCATGCCCCTGAATCTGTGTGTCCTGTCTGCTGCTGCCCTGGCGTCTGGCTCCTGGACCGGGATGGATGACGCTGAAGTTCCAGCGGCGCAACTGACCCCTACACCGGGCGGCAACAGCCGGATGGCGGTCTACAACGGCACCCTCTACCTTCAGCTGTCAGGCCCTGAGGCCAGCTGCACCGCCTGCGATCATGACCGGGCGGCCGCGCTTGGCCATGTTCTGGAAGGTGAAGCGTCGCCCTGGCCGTTCAGCCCTGAAGCGGCTGTTGTCTCAGGCCAGCGCCTTGACGTGCCGTCATACCATCAGATTGATGTCCTGGCCGGCGACCTGCTGGCCCTGCTTCCGGACTACGATTGGGACGTTCGGGCCGGCACTCCAGCCACACCTTTGGTCGTGCGGGCCAGCAGTGTCCTGGGCACCCTTGAGCTGGATGTGACGCAGAGCAGCTTTCAGCGCCACCGCAGCATGGCCACCCTGGTGTGCGACATCGTGCGCATGGTCCGGAATCTCTCGGGTGCGAGCCTGCCCAGCCAGTGCACCCTCTGAGACCCGTCCAGCCTGACAGAACACCTGCCATTCTCAGCGAAATGGCAGGTGTTCTGTCAGGGCCATGCCTTTCCAGAGCTTGCAGACAGAAAAATGTGCCTTGTCCTCGCGATGTCTGCGGCCTCCAATCGGGGGACAGTCCCGCTCCATGTCAGTCCTTGAGGCAGGAAGACAGCGAAAATGTGCAATCCTGACTCTTCACCTGCAGTTGGGACGCCAATTTAAGACTGGGGCCACGAGTGAAGGGGCGCTTTCTTTTTCGAAGGATGGTGTCAGCGTCCGTCCTTGTTCAGCAGTTGGTCGCTGTGCAGGGCCGACGCCAACGCAATGACTTCCTTTTCCGCGGCAGGGACCGAGCCCATCAGGCCGCTGGGACCCCGGCTGCAACCGAACCAGGGGGCCAGGGCAATCCGGGCCACCGCGCCGCGGACATCAATGCTCTCCCCTGGTGCCCAGATGGCCGTGGAATACCGCTGGTATTGAGTGAGCCACGCCTCGAAGAGCTGGCGTTTGCGCAGTTGATCGGCCTTGCCTTGCATGGGGTTTTATTCTGACGCGGCAGGCCGCTCCCATGCAGGATCTGAGCACCAGACCATGCCATTCTTGGGTATGCCCAGCACTTTGGTCATCGTGCCCTGCGGACAAAAAAAGGTCTGGTCGAAACATCCTCACATCGGAGCAGTGCGAGCAGACGAGGCCTATACGGGAACACCGTTTATCGTCAACCGGGAGTACGCTCGCCGCATCGGGGACGAGTGGGTCGTGCTGAGCGCCAAATATGGGTTCATTGCCCCTGCGTTCCTGATTCCGGAACCGTACGAGGTGACCTTCAACAAGCGGCGAACAGGTCCTATCGCCGTTGAGGTCCTGCGCCAGCAAGTGGTGGCCCAGGACCTCCTACGCTTTGACAGGGTGATCGGGCTGGGCGGCATTGAGTATCGCAAGGTGATTGAACTGGCCTTCTTAGACAGTGCAGTGGAACTGGAATTCCCGTTTGCCGGGCGCCCGCTCGGCTACGCCCTCCAGGCGACCAAGCAGGCGCTCCCGGAAAGCGCGAACCACCATGCGGTCGTTTCCGGGCAACTCAGAGGATGATGCGCCCCAATCACATCCGCATTCCCGCAGGTGCTTGGACCGCTGGCCGAGCCATCAGCGGTTCTTCCGGAGGGCTTCCACCTGTATAGCAGCCCTCAAAGCTTCCAGCCTGGTGGTGGCTTCGAGCACCTGCCGCCGAACCTCCTCCGTACGGACGACGAGTTCCCGGGCGAACTGCTCCGGCATTCCCCGGCAGATGGTGGAGGCCGTACGTCTGCAGATCCGGTCCCTCGGGGTTTGTCCGGGACGGCCACTTTCGAACAAGAGTCCAAATGCCGTCGGTCCCAGGGTCCGGGGGTAGCGTCCTGCTCTCCCATGGACGCGGAACAATGTCCTGCAGAAAGTTCAGACGCAGCGTCGCAACCTCCTGCCCCGGCAGGCCTCTCTTCGGACGAAATTCAGGCGAACTGTCCGAGTCTCGGCCAGCAGCTCCCCGGCATCTGCACGCTCGGCAGAGTGCTGAAACCATGCGGCCACCCGCCTGATGTCTGGGGTTCAGGCAGGTGGCCGGGTCAGCCTGCGCGCCGCCGCTACAAAGAGCTGCATGCCGTGGTCCAGCGCCCGCTCGTCGATGGTGAAGCGGGGATGGTGGTGCGGCGCGATGATGCCCTCCTCGGCGTTGCCTGCCCCAATAAGGACGAAGGTGCCGGGAGCTTTCGTCAGGTAGGCGCTGAAGTCCTCGCCGCCCATGTTGGGCTTGCCCTCGTGCAGGGTGACCTGGGAACCGAGCGTGTCACGCACCACCTCCCGCAGAATGTCCGTCGTGCCGGGATCGTTGTGCAGGGCCCGGTAGCCGTGCACGTAGTTGAAGGTGTAGGTCGCGCCGTAGCCGTCCGTGATGCCCTTCACCAGCATCTCCATGCGCTGAGGCATCTGTTCACGGAGTTGGGGGTCGAAGGTTCTGACCGTGCCGCTTAGCGTGACGGTATCGGGAATGATGTTGTCCGCCGTGCCACCGTGAATCTGTGCCACGGTGAGCACGCCGGGTTCAAGGGGGTCCCGCTGGCGCGAGATGATGGTCTGGAAAGCCAGGATCACCTGCGCGGCAATCACCACGGGATCCACCGTCTCATGCGGACTCGCGCCGTGTCCGCCCTTGCCCTGCAGGGTCAGTTCGAAGCGGTCCGACGCCGCGAGGAGCGGCCCGTCACGCAGCACGATGGTCCCGGTCGGAATGGGACTCAGCAGGTGGGTGCCGACCACCACGTCTACGCCGTCCATGACGCCCGCGTCCACGACCTGCTGCGCGCCGCCAG harbors:
- a CDS encoding DUF6884 domain-containing protein; the protein is MPSTLVIVPCGQKKVWSKHPHIGAVRADEAYTGTPFIVNREYARRIGDEWVVLSAKYGFIAPAFLIPEPYEVTFNKRRTGPIAVEVLRQQVVAQDLLRFDRVIGLGGIEYRKVIELAFLDSAVELEFPFAGRPLGYALQATKQALPESANHHAVVSGQLRG
- a CDS encoding amidohydrolase gives rise to the protein MTGTLSAERAARREQVIAWRRHLHQHPELAFQEHRTAAFVEARLREMPNLTVTRPTATSVLAVLLGKAGPGRTVLLRADMDALPIHEENTFEFASQSPGVMHACGHDGHTAMLLGAAQALSADQEHLHGEVRFIFQHAEELFPGGAQQVVDAGVMDGVDVVVGTHLLSPIPTGTIVLRDGPLLAASDRFELTLQGKGGHGASPHETVDPVVIAAQVILAFQTIISRQRDPLEPGVLTVAQIHGGTADNIIPDTVTLSGTVRTFDPQLREQMPQRMEMLVKGITDGYGATYTFNYVHGYRALHNDPGTTDILREVVRDTLGSQVTLHEGKPNMGGEDFSAYLTKAPGTFVLIGAGNAEEGIIAPHHHPRFTIDERALDHGMQLFVAAARRLTRPPA